CCACAAAGGCCCGCAGCCCTTCACGGCCGTCCTCTGAGGTAAAAGACAGGATAAAGCACTCCTTCTCGTAGATGAGGGCGGAGCCCAGATCCATGTTGAGGCCGTGGTCGACGGCGAGCTTGGCCATCTTCAGGGCCACAGCGGGCTTGGCAACGATCGCGGCGGCCAGGTCCATTACCTCCTCCATCAGTTTCTCGGCAGGGACAACCCTGCTCACCAGACCCAGCTCGAGGGCCTTTTGGGCGTCGAAGGTATCCCCCGTAAAAAAGATCTCTTTGGCCCGGGCAGCGCCGATCAGCCGGGGGAGTAGCTGGGTGGCCCCTCCACCGGGGATGATCCCCAGGTTGATCTCTGGCTGGCCGAATTGCGCCTTGTCTGAGGCGATCCTGAGGTCACAACGCAGCGCCAGCTCCAATCCTCCGCCCAGGGCAAGCCCGTTGATGGCAGCGATGACCGGTTTCTCGATGGCTGCTACCTTCTTATAGGCATCACCGGAGCAGGCGAGGAAGTCCATGATCTCAGTCACCGACTTCCCTTGCACGTCCTTGACGTCAAGGCCGGCGGCAAATGCCTTATCTCCGGCCCCAGTGACGACCACCACCTTTGTCCCTGGATCGGCATCGAGCTGCCCGGAGACCTGTATGAGCTCCTCGTACATCTGGCGGTTCAGGGGGTTCATGGGAGGACGATTGAGGGTGAGGGTGGCAATTTTATCCTTTTTCTCGAGGATTATAGTCTCATAGCCCATTGTCATTACCTCTAGTACAGGGTTCCAGGGGCCCAGGGTTCTAGTGAAAAAAACAACCCATTAACCACTCGACCACTTGAACCCTTGAATCCTCGACCCCTATTTATATCTATACCACCCCTCTCCTGTCTTTCTCCCCAGCTTGTTGGCCCGCACCATGGTCTTGAGGGTGTGGGGGGTGACGTGCTTGAGCTCCTGGTTCAGCTCCCGATGAAAGTACTCGTTGACATGGTAGGAGATGTCTATGCCGGTCAGGTCCATCAGCTCAAAGGGTCCCATGGGGTGATTGAGGCCCGCCTTGACCGCCTTATCGATATCCTCGATGGAGGCGATCCCCTCTTCATAGATCTTGATGGCCTCCATAAGTTGGAGGATCATCAGACGGTTGACAATGAAGCCAGGGGTATCCTTTTTGACCAAGACTGGGAGCTTGCCCAGCTTCTCTGCCAGGTCCCAGGTCACCTTGGTGGTCTCCTCGCTGGTCCCTTGTCCCCTGACAACCTCCACCAGCCTCATCAAGGGGGCGGGGTTAAAAAAGTGCATCCCCACTATCTTATCCGGGCGCTTGGTGGCGGCCCCAATCTCGGTAATGGACATAGACGAGGTATTGGTGGCCAGGATGACCTCAGGGCGGGTGAGCTCATCCATCTCCTGAAAGACCTGCTTCTTCAGCTCCAGGTCCTCCAGGACGGCCTCGATGACAAAGTCCACATCCTTCAGGTCAGAGACCTCGGTGGTACCCTTGATCCTGCCCAAGGTCGTCTTCTTATCCCCCTCAGAGATCTTCCCCTTCTCCACGCCCTTGGAGAGAAACCCCTCTATGGTCTTGAGCCCCCGCTGGACGAACTCATCGGCTATATCCCTCATTACCACCTCATAACCCACTTGGGCGCAGACCTGGGCGATACCATTCCCCATGGCACCGGCCCCTAATACCCCTATCTTTTTGATCTCCATTCTTGATCTCCCTCCTTAGATTTAAGGACGACCTTCAGGTCGTCTCTTCAGGGGGTCTGCGACCCCCTGAAACCCCAAAAGGTATTTTCCTTATTGGGGTCTGAGGGCTTTGCCCCCAGAGAGATGTGCCAGTTGGCACATCTCTCTGTTTATTATAATCGGCCCTGAATGTCAACCCACTTTTTGAGAAATTTTTCATAAAGTCTCCCCTCGATCTTTGAGGCTGGCAAAGAGTGTATTGGGGTGTTCAGGGGGATGGGGTAATACCTCAGTTATCAGGGGAGGAGGGCCTCTTATCCCCTCGCTTCAGAGCTTTCGCGGTGACCCTTTCGGGGTTCGCAGGCGGGGAATACTTGCCCCTTCCCCGCTCTAAAGGCGGGGC
The DNA window shown above is from Deltaproteobacteria bacterium and carries:
- a CDS encoding 3-hydroxyacyl-CoA dehydrogenase family protein; this encodes MEIKKIGVLGAGAMGNGIAQVCAQVGYEVVMRDIADEFVQRGLKTIEGFLSKGVEKGKISEGDKKTTLGRIKGTTEVSDLKDVDFVIEAVLEDLELKKQVFQEMDELTRPEVILATNTSSMSITEIGAATKRPDKIVGMHFFNPAPLMRLVEVVRGQGTSEETTKVTWDLAEKLGKLPVLVKKDTPGFIVNRLMILQLMEAIKIYEEGIASIEDIDKAVKAGLNHPMGPFELMDLTGIDISYHVNEYFHRELNQELKHVTPHTLKTMVRANKLGRKTGEGWYRYK
- a CDS encoding enoyl-CoA hydratase/isomerase family protein, coding for MGYETIILEKKDKIATLTLNRPPMNPLNRQMYEELIQVSGQLDADPGTKVVVVTGAGDKAFAAGLDVKDVQGKSVTEIMDFLACSGDAYKKVAAIEKPVIAAINGLALGGGLELALRCDLRIASDKAQFGQPEINLGIIPGGGATQLLPRLIGAARAKEIFFTGDTFDAQKALELGLVSRVVPAEKLMEEVMDLAAAIVAKPAVALKMAKLAVDHGLNMDLGSALIYEKECFILSFTSEDGREGLRAFVEKRKPNYQDK